TATGTGTTGAAGTCTGGGGGGTCAAAGTGGCCAGTTAAAGTGTTCATTCCCCTCACGGTTTCAGAAATTTTGTCGACACTCAGTCTCTTCACCAATCCAAGTCCTTGATGGGGAGTGAACGGGCGcagtgagagggagaggtcaTAAGGGGTCGTTTGGGTGAAAGGTGAGAGTTCCGCCAGAGGTCGACATGATACTTACACGTTGTCTCCTCTGACGATATATAGTCCCAGGACCACCTGCTCCACGCCCTGAGAGGAACTGAACACACGCTCATGACTCTCATCCAGAATCAGGTTGATGGTCTGGTCAAAGCCCTTCAGGGTgccctgaacacacacagtcagattaACGGTCCAATCAAGACAGTACACACAGATCAACGGTCCAATCAAAGCAGTACACGCACAATCAGATCAACGGTCCAATCAAAACAGTACACGCACAGTCAAATCAACGGTCCAATCAAAACAGTACACGCACAGTCAAATCAACGGTCCAATCAAAACAGTACAcgcacagtcagatcaacagtccaATCAAAACAGTACACACAGATCAACAGTCCAATCAAAACAGTACATAGATCAACAGTCCAATCAAAACAGTACACGCACAGTGAAATCAACAGTCCAATCAAAACAGTACACACAGATCAACAGTCCAATCAAAACAGTACACGCAGTCAGATCAACGGTCCAATCAAAACAGTACACACAGATCAACGGTCCAATCAAAACAGTACACGCACAAAATCAGGTTTATGGTCCAGTCAAAACCATTCAGACACATACAGACGCACAGATCTGGAGCCAAGTACGGCAGTGAAGTAGCCAGAGACATACCACTATCATCCGCCCGTCAGATGTAACGATGGCCACTGTACCTGAAACACAGCAGCTAAGGAAAACATTTGGGACACTATTTTCAACCTGGTctcaggggtagacgtaacatagtaaatgtaaatccgtgACGCTCAATATTTGTATAAGTtacatttcgtatggtatgtattcactTGTGGATgtccttcatccatccatccatgggcggcaggtagcctagtggtcagaggcaggtagcctagtggtcagaggcaggtagcctagtggtcggaggcaggtagcctagtggtcggaggcaggtagcctagtggtcggaggcaggtagcctagtggtcagaggcaggtagcctagtggttagagcactagacgagtaaccaaaaggttgcaagatcgaatccccgagctgacaaggttcacatgtcgttctgccccctagcattagttaacccactgttcctaggccgtcattgaaaataagaatttgttcttaactgacttgcctagttaaataaaggtcaaattaacatttaaaaaaatatgataCAATActaattccaatttgttgtggctaacattagctaggcttggggttaaggttagctaacatgcaaATTAGCTAAACAaatagtaagtagttgcaaagtttcCAACTAAAATGCttaagttgtccgtgatgagattcttACAgcttttgggttgctagacattggCGTTACACACCCAACCACCCTACTTTACTTTCTACTTATTGAGTAACGTTCTCTCTTATGCATCCATACTAAACGTAACATATATACTCATTTGAGTGCCCAGGATTTACGTTTACTATATTACGTCTAGTCTATCCCCTCGATCAGACCGACAGCGTCAATGCGTTTTGGTTCATTCATTTCCAAAGAAACGCTGCACTTGCCTTGCAacattgcgttgcagaggcagtagCTGTGGTACATACGCTGAACAaaaacatgtgaagtgttggtcccatgttttacgagctgaaataaaagatcccagaaatgttccatacacaaaaCAAGCTTATTTCCctcaaatgttttgcacaaatttgtttacatccctgttagtgagaatttctcttctgtcaagataatccatccactttaAAGGATaggcatgtcaagaagctgattaaacagcaccaTCATTACACGGGTGCCCCTAAAAGGTCAccaaaatgtgcaattttgtcacaacaatgccacagatttctcaagttgagggagtgtgcaattggcatgctgactgcaggaatgtccaacagggctgttgccagagaatttaatgttaatttctctaccataatgtcattttagagaatttggcagtacttctaaccacagaccatgtgtatggcagTGTGTcggtgagtggtttgctgatgtcaaccttGTGAACAGAGGCCCCCCCATGGtgacggtggggttatggtatgggcaggcccCCATGGTTTGGCTGGTGATGCCATTCATCTTGCCCAATCGAGGcatatgagaccaggctgagcttTTTATTTTATCATGAGAAGTTAAGCTGCACATGAGCAATGGGTTAACTGCAGAGGCAGAACGACTGTTGTCAGCTTGCATTCGATCTTGCAAACTcagttcaacactctaaccactccaTAGTTAGC
The sequence above is a segment of the Oncorhynchus masou masou isolate Uvic2021 unplaced genomic scaffold, UVic_Omas_1.1 unplaced_scaffold_2124, whole genome shotgun sequence genome. Coding sequences within it:
- the LOC135532937 gene encoding U6 snRNA-associated Sm-like protein LSm8 — its product is MSTALESYINRTVAIVTSDGRMIVGTLKGFDQTINLILDESHERVFSSSQGVEQVVLGLYIVRGDNVAVIGEIDEDTDSSLDLGNIRAEPLNSIVH